The Bradysia coprophila strain Holo2 chromosome IV, BU_Bcop_v1, whole genome shotgun sequence genome includes a region encoding these proteins:
- the LOC119086051 gene encoding uncharacterized protein LOC119086051 yields the protein MYSDSTKKVINFLIYLLGTKKDAGLFLIDFEIISKLCTFQKIKFVSTCYSDCENIQKLIETEKCAVLTHNTLKNFVWNGELHFKFKIKRKDDDEFTNKKLDDNNKNVTSPTKPVPNVPIRNKGTMKANTVKKTNTIPSIIQPVLKSLDIDSPVQSNQTTAATPPQQHRNEHRLMQVQTKLQKVHVLRRL from the exons ATGTATAGCGATTCGACAAAGAAGGTCATCAATTTCCTAATCTATTTGCTGGGAACGAAAAAGGATGCTGGactatttttgattgatttcgAGATCATATCGAAGTTATGCACGTTTCAAAAG ATAAAATTTGTGTCCACTTGCTACAGTGATtgcgaaaatattcaaaaattaattgaaactgaaaaatgtgCTGTACTCACACACAACacgttaaaaaattttgtctggaACGGTGAGCtgcatttcaaatttaaaattaaacggaAAGATGACGATGAATTCACCAACAAGAAACTGGACGATAACAATAAAAACGTAACTTCTCCGACTAAACCAGTTCCTAATGTTCCAATTAGGAATAAGGGCACAATGAAGGCTAACACAGTTAAAAAGACAAACACCATACCATCAATCATACAGCCCGTTCTTAAGTCATTGGACATTGATTCTCCCGTACAAAGTAATCAGACAACAGCAGCCACACCACCACAGCAGCATCGCAACGAACATCGATTAATGCAGGTCCAGACAAAGCTTCAAAAAGTCCATGTTCTTCGCCGTCTATAA